The genomic segment TCCCATACCGAACACGGAAGTTAAGACCTTCAGGGCCAAGAATACTTGGGGCGCAGGCCCCTGGGAACGTAGGTCATCGCCAGGTAAACAAGCAAAAAGACTATCTCTAACGAGGTAGTCTTTTTGTGTTAGAACGAACGATTTTTAAGCATTTAAACGTCTATGGGGTCGGAGTTCCACCCCTTCGGGTCCACATTGCTGGAGTTTTCGTTATGGGTTGCCGTGTGGCGAAAGTCTCGCACGACTTTCGTATACCGAACACGGAAGTTAAGGATCCACACTGCCGGAGAGTGCGTTGTAAGTCGCAGTGTGGCGAAAGGCTCATTCGCCTTTCGTTTCAGGGCCAAGAATACTTGGGGCGCAGGCCCCTGGGAACGTAGGTCATCGCCGGGTAACCAGCAAAAGGACTATCTCTAACGAGGTAGTCTTTTTGTGTTGTCTCCAAACTCATTATGAAGTTATTATTTATATTCTAATTACCAGTTTTGTCATTATAAATCTAATTTTGTTAAATTTTCTTTGAGTAAATATCGCTCTTTTTACACATTATAAAAAACGTCGCACCAATGTTGCTTAAAGAATGGAGGGTTAAATAATGGAACAATTAAATAGGCTTTTTGGTTTTTTTAAAACCGTACAAAGAGTTTTAAAAATGAAAGATTCTGTTGTACTTAGTTTGTTTTCGGGGGTTTTAGGAACATTAACGATGGATGTTTCAAACTTGATATTTTGGAGGACAAGAAAGACGGAGGCTCTTTATGGACATATTGCTGGTTCAGTTTATGTACGTCCTTTTAGAACTAATCAGCGAAAAAACTTCATACTTGGTCAAATTATGCATCTTATAACTGGTGCTACTCTAGCGTATCCTTTAAACTTATTATTAATAAGGACAGGAAAAGACCATGCTACTCTAAAGGGAGCGTTCTTTGGTGCAGTAACATGGGAATTTATCTATGGGCTTGGTCGACGATTTAGTATATTTGCAACTAAGCCACATATGACAAAGACGCATTACGCTGAGTTGTTCAACAATATTATATACGGAATTACCACAGCTCAAGCGTTAGTCACGTTTCATAAACCGTCAATTGTTGAAGGTATCCAAAGTAAAACGACTACTCAGAATACGCAAATAAATACAGTCCAACCTATATACTCAGATATAAAGTCCAATGTAGAAAGTAACGTGCTTATGTAAAACATGCAAAGGCACCACCAGTTTACTTGGTTGGTGTTTTTGCAATTTCTTGGCTTCCTTCAAGCTGAATATTACTTGGTTATTAAACAGAAAATGTATGATTTTAGAAACAAACCTCCATAATAATAGAGAACCTCTCAAAAATATATGCCTTTAGTTATCACAAAATTAGGAAATGTACAGCGAGAGGGTTTTTGACTTAGCGAAGGGGGTCTTACGGGTGCTTTCTAATGAAACGTTTTCACCTGAAGAAAATAAGGATGCTCCGGTATCAAATCTAAAGGAATTAGGACAGATACAACTTCCGAGTGTGACAGAACGAATCTATTGTCTACCGATCATTGGGCAAATCGAGGGACATCAGATTTTACCGGCCCAGTCCAAAACAACTAAATATGAGCATATCATTCCGCAGCTATTGGCTGTCGAGCAAAACCCTAATGTTGAGGGGATTCTTGTCATTTTGAATACTGCTGGTGGAGATGTTGAGGCAGGACTAGCGATCGCAGAAATGTTGTCCAGTTTAAGTAAGCCTTCAGTTTCCTTAGTTCTTGGCGGGGGCCATAGTATTGGGATTCCGGTTGCAGTCAGTTGTTCGAGTAGTCTTATTGCACCAACGGGGACAATGACCGTTCATCCGATTCGCTACACCGGATTAGTCATAAATGGGCATCAACAATTCGACTACTTACGAAAAATGCAAGAACGAATTGACCAATTCATTTATTCACATTCTAAGATTAGTAAGGAAAATCTAGAACAGTTTATGTTCAAGACTGGTGAGTTAGCTCAGGATATTGGTACAATCCTTATTGGGCAAGAAGCTGTTGATGCTGGATTAATCCAAGCAGTAGGCGGAGTTAAAGATGCCTTTGAAGAACT from the Desulfosporosinus sp. Sb-LF genome contains:
- a CDS encoding ATP-dependent Clp protease proteolytic subunit; translated protein: MLSNETFSPEENKDAPVSNLKELGQIQLPSVTERIYCLPIIGQIEGHQILPAQSKTTKYEHIIPQLLAVEQNPNVEGILVILNTAGGDVEAGLAIAEMLSSLSKPSVSLVLGGGHSIGIPVAVSCSSSLIAPTGTMTVHPIRYTGLVINGHQQFDYLRKMQERIDQFIYSHSKISKENLEQFMFKTGELAQDIGTILIGQEAVDAGLIQAVGGVKDAFEELNRLIEQSQENGV